The following coding sequences lie in one Thermomicrobium sp. 4228-Ro genomic window:
- a CDS encoding MFS transporter: MVEQALRQRAYRLIVLLGMVSLLGDVTYEGVRGVTGPYLALLGASATAVGLVAGLGEFVGYALRTVAGYVADRLRSYWLLTFVGYAAIGALPLLALVHRWELAAFLIVLERLGKALRTPSRDAILSHAASQVGRGKGFGLHEALDQLGALIGPALFALALAWDGTTGYRVGFALLSLPTLATVLVLLVAWRGEPEPETLETHHPVPVPVGGSSRLSAAFWRYAAFTAVTTLGFAPFALLSYHFETQHLVPAATIPLLYALAMGIDGVVALFAGWGYDRFGLVTLAAVPVFTALAGVAALQTHVSLVVLGLIAWGIAMGLIETTMRAAVGDLSPRDVRGFAYGIFNTIFGAAWLAGGVLLGILYERVGPSETALAIVAIQAASLLFFFGLGVVRAHRTYRSWTTV, encoded by the coding sequence ATGGTCGAGCAGGCACTTCGCCAACGGGCCTATCGTCTGATCGTCCTTCTCGGTATGGTCAGCCTGCTCGGTGATGTCACCTACGAAGGCGTGCGGGGCGTCACCGGCCCGTATCTGGCTCTCCTTGGTGCGAGTGCCACGGCTGTGGGGCTCGTCGCTGGGCTCGGTGAGTTCGTTGGATACGCACTCCGGACGGTGGCCGGCTACGTCGCCGATCGTCTTCGCTCGTACTGGCTTTTGACCTTCGTCGGGTATGCGGCGATCGGTGCCTTGCCGTTATTGGCTCTCGTGCATCGCTGGGAACTTGCAGCGTTCTTGATCGTCCTGGAGCGACTCGGGAAGGCGCTGCGCACACCATCACGCGATGCCATCCTCTCGCATGCGGCGAGTCAGGTCGGGCGAGGCAAAGGGTTCGGTCTTCACGAGGCGCTCGACCAGCTCGGCGCACTGATCGGTCCGGCGCTCTTCGCCCTGGCACTCGCCTGGGATGGCACTACTGGATATCGCGTCGGATTCGCCTTGTTGAGCCTGCCGACCTTGGCGACCGTGCTCGTGCTGCTCGTCGCCTGGCGTGGTGAACCCGAACCGGAGACCCTGGAAACGCACCATCCAGTACCTGTGCCCGTCGGAGGGAGCAGCCGGTTGTCAGCTGCGTTTTGGCGCTATGCAGCCTTTACGGCTGTGACGACGCTCGGCTTCGCCCCGTTCGCGTTGCTCTCGTACCACTTCGAGACGCAGCATCTGGTTCCCGCTGCGACCATTCCGTTGCTCTACGCGCTGGCGATGGGTATCGACGGCGTCGTTGCGCTGTTCGCCGGGTGGGGCTACGACCGCTTCGGATTGGTCACGCTTGCGGCGGTGCCGGTGTTCACAGCGCTCGCTGGTGTTGCTGCGTTGCAGACACATGTGTCGCTGGTGGTCCTCGGTCTCATCGCCTGGGGTATTGCGATGGGATTGATCGAGACGACGATGCGTGCGGCAGTCGGCGATCTTTCTCCACGCGACGTCCGGGGATTCGCCTACGGTATCTTCAACACCATCTTCGGTGCAGCCTGGCTCGCCGGGGGCGTGCTGCTGGGGATCCTGTACGAGCGCGTCGGGCCGAGCGAGACAGCACTCGCGATCGTCGCCATCCAGGCGGCCTCCCTGCTGTTCTTTTTCGGTCTCGGAGTGGTGCGAGCACATCGGACGTACCGGAGCTGGACGACTGTCTAA
- a CDS encoding MBL fold metallo-hydrolase, producing the protein MVQVHEVEPGWYAIDLAFQHVPHVIASYVFVGREGATVVDTGPQTTLPTLLAALSELGIGEAEVRNLVLTHIHLDHAGAAGHVLERCSNARVFVHPVGAPHLVDPSRLWASAARIYGDRMEQLWGEVRPCPSDRVVIVEDNETIELGGGRCLRALATPGHASHHHAYLDTASGSLFAGDVAGIRIGGQRFVFPPTPPPDIDLGQWRRSIERLRQLRPTRLYLGHFGAVDDPEWHFDDLLARLFLWGGWISAQLELGQEPEAIAERLRELTEAELGQLAGGAASLPAYQWASGSYRMTVDGYARYFRSHRPFASGI; encoded by the coding sequence ATGGTGCAGGTGCATGAGGTTGAGCCAGGTTGGTATGCGATCGATTTGGCGTTTCAGCACGTTCCCCACGTCATCGCGTCCTATGTGTTCGTCGGGCGCGAGGGTGCGACAGTGGTGGATACGGGGCCGCAGACGACGCTGCCGACCTTGCTCGCTGCGCTGAGCGAGCTCGGCATCGGCGAGGCGGAGGTGCGGAATCTCGTGCTGACGCATATCCATCTCGATCACGCGGGCGCTGCTGGACACGTGCTCGAGCGGTGTTCGAACGCCCGTGTCTTCGTGCATCCGGTCGGGGCACCTCATCTGGTCGATCCCAGTCGGCTGTGGGCGAGCGCTGCCCGGATCTACGGCGACCGCATGGAGCAGTTGTGGGGGGAAGTTCGTCCGTGTCCCAGCGACCGGGTCGTCATCGTGGAGGACAACGAGACGATCGAGCTCGGCGGTGGTCGCTGTCTTCGGGCCTTGGCGACTCCCGGCCACGCCTCGCATCATCATGCCTACCTCGATACGGCGAGCGGTTCGCTCTTCGCTGGTGACGTCGCGGGCATCCGCATCGGCGGCCAGCGCTTCGTCTTCCCGCCGACGCCACCGCCTGATATCGATCTCGGTCAGTGGCGGCGGAGTATCGAGCGGTTGCGCCAGCTTCGGCCAACGCGACTGTATCTCGGCCATTTCGGGGCCGTCGACGATCCTGAATGGCACTTCGACGATCTGCTGGCACGCTTGTTCCTCTGGGGAGGTTGGATCAGCGCACAGCTCGAACTGGGGCAAGAACCGGAGGCGATCGCCGAACGGTTGCGGGAGCTGACCGAGGCCGAACTGGGTCAGCTCGCTGGCGGTGCAGCATCGCTCCCAGCGTACCAGTGGGCATCGGGCAGTTACCGCATGACGGTCGATGGATACGCCCGATACTTCCGCTCGCACCGCCCGTTCGCGAGCGGCATATAG